The DNA sequence ACATCACGTCAGCCGATGCCGATGCCGATGCAGGCGGCGGGACGTGAGCATGGCAGTCTTAGACCTGCGTAATCGACATACACACGTACACAGGTTCGGGCGAGGAGCGGTCACAGTGCAGTGCTGGCGTGGCTTGGAGGACATCCCCCAGGACTGGGGGCGCAGCGTCGTCACCATCGGCTCCTACGACGGCGTGCACCGCGGACACCAGCTGATCATCGGCCGGGCCGTCGAGCGCGCCCGTGAGCTGGGCGTTCCCTCCGTCGTCGTCACCTTCGACCCGCACCCCAGCGAGGTCGTCCGCCCCGGCAGCCACCCGCCGCTGCTCGCCCCGCACCACCGCCGCGCCGAGCTGATGGCGCAGCTGGGCGTGGACGCCCTGCTGATCCTGCCGTTCACCGCCGAGTTCTCCAAGCTGTCGCCCGCCGACTTCATCGCGAAGGTCCTCGTCGACCGGCTGCACGCCAAGGCCGTCATCGAGGGTCCCAACTTCCGCTTCGGCCACAAGGCCGCGGGGAACGTCGCGCTGCTGACCGAGCTGGGCGCCACCTACGACTACACCGTCGAGGTCATCGACCTGTACGTCACCGGCGAGGCGGGCGGCGGACAGCCGTTCTCCTCCACGCTCACCCGCCGGCTCGTCGCCGAGGGTGACGTCGCCGGCGCCGCCGAGATCCTCGGCCGCCCGCACCGGGTCGAGGGCATCGTGGTGCGTGGCGCGCAGCGCGGCCGGGAGCTGGGCTTCCCGACGGCCAACGTCGAGACCCTGCCGCACACCGCGATCCCCGCCGACGGCGTCTACGCAGGCTGGCTGGAGGTGGCCGGCGAGTCGATGCCCGCCGCGATCTCCGTGGGGACGAACCCGCAGTTCGACGCCGTCGACCGGACCGTCGAGGCGTACGCCATCGACCGCGTCGACCTCGACCTGTACGGGCTGCACGTGGCCGTCGACTTCCTCGCGTACGTCCGGGGCATGCTGAAGTTCGACTCCATCGACGACCTCCTGGTCGCCATGGCCGCCGATGTGAAGCGCGCCGCCGAGCTGACCGCCGCGTACGACGGCACCCACTGACGTACCCCTCGGCCGTGCGCCGCGCCCGGGGACGACGGATGCTGACAGGGTGCGCGACATCCTGCCCGACCTCCGTGCCCGGTGCTCCGAGGGCGTCCCCTTCGCCCTGGCGACCGTCGTCGCCGTGCACGGCAGCGCGCCCCGTGACCCCGGCGCCGTGCTGGCCGTGGACGCGGCGGGGGCGGTGGTCGGCAGCGTCTCCGGGGGCTGTGTCGAGAGCGATGTGTACGAGGTCGCCCGCGAGGTGCTCGCCGGGGCGGGGCCGCGCGTGGTGTCGTACGGGATCAGCGACGACGAGGCGTTCGGTGTCGGCCTGACCTGCGGCGGCACGATCGAGGTCCTGGTGCGCGCCTGTGCGACCGCCGCCGAGCGCGAGGACCTCGCGGCCGTCCTGGACCTGATCGCCGCCGGCCTGCCGGTGGCCGAGGCCACGGTCCTGTCCGGCGCGGAGACCGGGGCCCGCCTGGTCGTCCGGCCCGACGACACCCTCGGCAGCCGTGGCACGCTCGGTTCCGAAGGGCTGGACGCCGCCGCCACCGACGACGCCCGGGGGCTGCTGGCCCAGGGGCGCACCGGGATCCAGTGGTACGGGGCGCGGGGCCAGCGCCGGATGCAGGAGGTCGCCGTCTTCTTCCGGACGTACGCCCCGCCGCCCCGCATGCTCGTCTTCGGCGCGATCGACCACGCGGCGGCCACCGCCCGCATCGGCTCGTTCCTCGGCTACCGGGTCACCGTCTGCGACGCCCGCCCCGCCTTCGCCACCCGGGAGCGCTTCCCCACGGCGGACGAGGTCGTCCGTGCCTGGCCGCACACCTACCTGGAGTCCACCGAGGTCGACGCCCGCACCGCGATCTGCGTGCTCACCCACGATCCCAGGTTCGACGTGCCCCTGCTCGTCGCGGCCCTGCGCACGCCCGCCGCGTACATCGGGGTGATGGGCAGCCGCCGCACGCACCGCGACCGGCTGGCCCGGCTGCGCGAGGCCGGGGTGGACGAGGCGCACCTCGCGCGCCTCGCCTCACCCGTGGGCCTCGACCTCGGAGCCCGTACGCCGGAGGAGACGGCCGTCTCCATCGCCGCCGAGATCATCCAGCACCGCTGGGGCGGCACGGGCCGGCCGCTCGGCGAGCTGACGGGGGCGATCCACCGGGACCGATGAGCTCGGGGGAGACCGCGCACACGGAGCCCGACCAGCCACCGCACATCCCGCGGCGGCAAGCGGTTCTTTCCCGACGGCGCGCTCCTCGACCCGGAACCGGTCGAGGAGCGCGCCCGCTCCGGTGAACTGATCAGCGCCCGCCACCGGATCCGCTGAACAGCACCTGCTCTCGTCAGGCGGGCGCCTCGGCGGTGGGCACGCCCCGGTCCTCCCCGCCGCACGCCGCCGCCCAGTGGCACGCCACCTGGGTGTCCCCGCCGCCGCTCAGCACCGGCAGATCCACCGTGCGGCACGCCTCCGCCACCCCCGCCCGCTCCGCCTCGCCCGAGGCCAGGACCTGGCAGCGCACGTGGAACCGGCAGCCGGGGGGCACCTTCGAGGGGTCCGGCGGCTCCCCGGCCAGCACGACCGGTTCGCCCTCCGCCTCCGGGAGCACGGACAGCAGGGCCCGCGTGTACGGGTGCCGGGGGGCGGTGAGCAGCTGCTCGACCGGGCCCGTCTCGACGATCCGGCCCAGATACATCACCGCCACCCGGTCCGCGATGTTCCAGGCCAGCCCCAGATCATGGGTGACCACCAGTGCCGACAGCCCCAGCTCGTCGCGGAGCCGCAGCAGCAGCGCCAGGATCTCGCCCCGCACCGACGCGTCCAGCGACGCAACGGGCTCGTCGGCCACGATCAGCTCCGGCTCCAGCACCAGGGCCCCTGCGATCACGACGCGCTGGCGCTGACCGCCCGACAGCTCGTGCGGGAAGCGCAGGAAGAACCGCTCCGGCGGCCGCAGCCCGGCCCGGGACAGGGCCCCGGAGACGGCGGCCCGCTCGTCCCCGGCGTACCCGTGGATGCGCAGCCCCTCGGCCACCGCGTCGTACACCGTGTGCCGGGGGTTGAGCGAGCCGCTCGGGTCCTGGAGGACCAACTGCACGCGTTTCCGGTACGCCTTGAGCGCCCGGCCCGTATAGACGAGCGGTGCGCCGCCGAACGTGACCCGTCCCGAGGTGGGCGGGACCAGGCCGAGCAACGACCGGGCGAGCGTCGTCTTGCCGCAGCCGGACTCGCCCACCAGTGCGACGATCTCGCCGGGCCGGATGTCGAGGTCGACGCCGTCGACGGCACGGGCGGTGGCGGCCCCGCGCCGGCCGGGGAACGCGACCTTCAGCTCCTCGGCGCTGAGGAGGGGCGCGGTGCCGACCGGAGGGACGGTGCTCATGTCGTGCTCCTCGTGTCGTCGGCCCCCGGGGAGGCCGGTTCGTCCACCAGGACGCAGGCCGCCCGGCGCTCGGGTCCGGCCTCCCGCAGCTCCTGGTCCTCGGTGGCGCAGACGTCCAGCGCCACAGGGCACCGCGGATGGAACGTACAGCCGCCCGGCAGCGCGGCCGGATCCGGCGGGTCTCCCGGCAGCCCGCGCGGGGCGTGCCGCGAGGACAGGTCCCCGATCCTCGGGAACGCGGCGGAGAGCGCCTTGCCGTACGGGTGGCGGGCGTCCGTGTACACCTGCCGGGCGGGCCCCTCCTCGACGACCCGGCCCGCGTACATCACCGAGAGCCGGTCGCAGGTGTCGGCGAGCACCGCGAGGTCGTGGCTGATCATGATCAGCCCGACGTTCTGGTCGGACACCAACTGCTCGATCAGGCGCAGGATCTGCGCCTGGATCATCACGTCCAGCGCGGTCGTCGGTTCGTCCGCGACGATCAGCCGCGGATCGCAGGCCAGCGCCATGGCGATCATCACGCGCTGGCGCTGCCCGCCGGACAGCTCGTGCGGATACGCCTGTGCGCGAGCAGCGGGCAGGCCCACCTGTTCCAGCAGCTCGCCGGCGCGCTTGCGGGCGGCCGCCGGGGTGGCCTTGCTGTGCAGCAGGATCGGTTCGGCGATCTGGTCCCCGACCCGGTGCACGGCGTTCAGCGAGTGCATCGCCCCCTGGAAGACGATCGACGCGCCCGCCCAGCGGACGGCTCGCAGCCGCCCCCACTTCATGGTCAGGACGTCCTCGCCGTCGAGGAGGATCTCGCCGGTGAGCGTGGCCGTCGCGGGCAGCAGCCGCAGCAGGGCGAGGGCCAGCGTCGACTTGCCGCAGCCGGACTCCCCGGCGATGCCGAGCTTCTGCCCGGCCTCGACCCGCAGATCGACACCCCGTACGGCGGGGACGGCGTCGGCCCCGCCGCCGTAGGTGACGGTCAGGTTCCGCACCTCCAGAAGCGGCGGATCGCCGGTGGGCCTCGTCGGGCCGGGGGAGCCGGACGGGTCCGGGTTCGGCGTGGTGGTCGTGGTCGTGGCGGTCAACGGGACACCCCCAGCTTGGGGTTGAGCACGGACTCGATGGCGCGGCCGCACAGCGTGAAGGCGAGGGCGACCACGGCGATGGCGAGTCCGGGCGGAGCGAGGTACCACCAGTTGCCGGAGCTGACCGCGCCGGCCTCGCGGGCGTCCTGGAGCAGACCGCCCCAGGAGACGATCGTGGGATCGCTGAGCCCGAGGAAGGCGAGCGTCGCCTCGGTGAGGATGGCGGTGGAGATCACGAGCGTCGTCTGGGCCAGCACCAGCGGCATCACGTTGGGCAGGACGTGACGGGACATGATGTGGCCGTGCCCGCCGCCGAGCGCCCGGGAGCGTTCGATGTACGGGCGGGACTCCACCGACAGCGTCTGGGCGCGGACCAGGCGGGCGGTCGTCGGCCAGGTCGTCACGCCGATCGCCAGGATCGTCGTCCACACCGACCGGGACAGGACCGTGGCCAGGGCGATGGCCAGCACCAGGGTCGGCATCACCAGGAACCAGTCGGTGACCCGCATGATGACGGTGGCGTACCAGCCCTTGAAGTGGCCCGCGGTGATCCCGATGAGGGTGCCGATCGCCACGGACAGGAAGGCGGCGAGCAGGCCGACCGTCAGCGAGACCCGGGTGCCCCAGAGCATCAGGGCCAGCAGACTGCGGCCGAACTGGTCGGTCCCGAGCGGGAATTCACCGCTCGGGGCCTCCATCGGGCCGCCCGGGGCGTTGGTCACGCTCTGCGAGTCGGCCCCGACCAGCAGCGGGGCGGTCAGCGCGAGCAGGGCGATCACCGCGAGCACGGCGAGTCCGACGAGACCGGCGCGGTGCGTGCGGTACTGCCGCCAGAAGCGGAGCACCGCCTGCCGCCGCCGGGCCCGGGTGAGGGCGCGCGGGCTCTGCGCCGGGACCGCCTTCTCCGGCTGCCCGGAGGGCTTCGGGGCGTCCGGCTCCAGTGGCTCGGGCTTCTGCATCGACGTCGTCATCGGCCCACCCGGGGATCCAGCAGCGGATAGATCACATCGGCCAGCGTGTTCATCAGGATCACCGCGGCGGCGAACACGAAGAACAACGCCTGCACCAACGGCAGATCGGGCACGCTCAGCGCCTGGTAGAACAGGCCGCCGAGCCCCGGCCAGGAGAACACCGTCTCCACCAGGATCGCCCCGGCGACGGTCGTGCCGAGGTTCACGAAGAGCAGCGTCACGGTCGGCAGCATCGCGTTCGGCACGGCGTGCTTGCGGCGTACGAGGTCGTCGCGCAGCCCCTTGGCGCGGGCGGTCGTCAGATAGTCGCTGCCCATCTCGTCCAGCAGCGAGGAGCGCATCACCAGCAGGGTGCGCGCGTACTCCACGGCGACGAGCGTGATGACGG is a window from the Streptomyces sp. MMBL 11-1 genome containing:
- a CDS encoding bifunctional riboflavin kinase/FAD synthetase; the protein is MQCWRGLEDIPQDWGRSVVTIGSYDGVHRGHQLIIGRAVERARELGVPSVVVTFDPHPSEVVRPGSHPPLLAPHHRRAELMAQLGVDALLILPFTAEFSKLSPADFIAKVLVDRLHAKAVIEGPNFRFGHKAAGNVALLTELGATYDYTVEVIDLYVTGEAGGGQPFSSTLTRRLVAEGDVAGAAEILGRPHRVEGIVVRGAQRGRELGFPTANVETLPHTAIPADGVYAGWLEVAGESMPAAISVGTNPQFDAVDRTVEAYAIDRVDLDLYGLHVAVDFLAYVRGMLKFDSIDDLLVAMAADVKRAAELTAAYDGTH
- a CDS encoding XdhC family protein; the encoded protein is MRDILPDLRARCSEGVPFALATVVAVHGSAPRDPGAVLAVDAAGAVVGSVSGGCVESDVYEVAREVLAGAGPRVVSYGISDDEAFGVGLTCGGTIEVLVRACATAAEREDLAAVLDLIAAGLPVAEATVLSGAETGARLVVRPDDTLGSRGTLGSEGLDAAATDDARGLLAQGRTGIQWYGARGQRRMQEVAVFFRTYAPPPRMLVFGAIDHAAATARIGSFLGYRVTVCDARPAFATRERFPTADEVVRAWPHTYLESTEVDARTAICVLTHDPRFDVPLLVAALRTPAAYIGVMGSRRTHRDRLARLREAGVDEAHLARLASPVGLDLGARTPEETAVSIAAEIIQHRWGGTGRPLGELTGAIHRDR
- a CDS encoding oligopeptide/dipeptide ABC transporter ATP-binding protein; this encodes MSTVPPVGTAPLLSAEELKVAFPGRRGAATARAVDGVDLDIRPGEIVALVGESGCGKTTLARSLLGLVPPTSGRVTFGGAPLVYTGRALKAYRKRVQLVLQDPSGSLNPRHTVYDAVAEGLRIHGYAGDERAAVSGALSRAGLRPPERFFLRFPHELSGGQRQRVVIAGALVLEPELIVADEPVASLDASVRGEILALLLRLRDELGLSALVVTHDLGLAWNIADRVAVMYLGRIVETGPVEQLLTAPRHPYTRALLSVLPEAEGEPVVLAGEPPDPSKVPPGCRFHVRCQVLASGEAERAGVAEACRTVDLPVLSGGGDTQVACHWAAACGGEDRGVPTAEAPA
- a CDS encoding ABC transporter ATP-binding protein; amino-acid sequence: MRPRHRVRAQPQAGGVPLTATTTTTTPNPDPSGSPGPTRPTGDPPLLEVRNLTVTYGGGADAVPAVRGVDLRVEAGQKLGIAGESGCGKSTLALALLRLLPATATLTGEILLDGEDVLTMKWGRLRAVRWAGASIVFQGAMHSLNAVHRVGDQIAEPILLHSKATPAAARKRAGELLEQVGLPAARAQAYPHELSGGQRQRVMIAMALACDPRLIVADEPTTALDVMIQAQILRLIEQLVSDQNVGLIMISHDLAVLADTCDRLSVMYAGRVVEEGPARQVYTDARHPYGKALSAAFPRIGDLSSRHAPRGLPGDPPDPAALPGGCTFHPRCPVALDVCATEDQELREAGPERRAACVLVDEPASPGADDTRSTT
- a CDS encoding ABC transporter permease, which gives rise to MTTSMQKPEPLEPDAPKPSGQPEKAVPAQSPRALTRARRRQAVLRFWRQYRTHRAGLVGLAVLAVIALLALTAPLLVGADSQSVTNAPGGPMEAPSGEFPLGTDQFGRSLLALMLWGTRVSLTVGLLAAFLSVAIGTLIGITAGHFKGWYATVIMRVTDWFLVMPTLVLAIALATVLSRSVWTTILAIGVTTWPTTARLVRAQTLSVESRPYIERSRALGGGHGHIMSRHVLPNVMPLVLAQTTLVISTAILTEATLAFLGLSDPTIVSWGGLLQDAREAGAVSSGNWWYLAPPGLAIAVVALAFTLCGRAIESVLNPKLGVSR